Part of the Quercus lobata isolate SW786 chromosome 6, ValleyOak3.0 Primary Assembly, whole genome shotgun sequence genome, AGATCAAATTTATCGCATTCCACCACCGGAAAATGCCCTTTTTGTGGAACGTAATGGCAAAAAACCTGTTGAGAAGAACAAAAAGTCTCGACCCAAGTGCTGGGTATGGATAACTGGTTCCATCTTGGTTGTGCTAGCACTTATAATTGCTCTAATCCTAGTGACATTGTCCATCGTCTATAGGTCTAAAAGTCCTTCATTCTCCGTGGCACATGTCCTAGTCAAGTATGCACAAAATTCTACTCATAAACATTCTCAATCGGCTGGGTACACAATCTCATTGAAGGCCAATAACCCAAATGAAATTATGGGAATTGATTATGACAGTGGTGGGGTTGTTACATTATCTTCCGAGGGCAAAAAGATTGCTACAGGCAAATTTCcatcgttggagcaagaagatAATGGTTTCAAGAAGATTAAAGTCTTTCTAAAAGGCACAAAAGAAACGCTACCTAAGGAGATTGAGAAGAGTATGAAGGCCAATAAAACTAAGGTACCGGTCTCCTTAACTCTAAATGCGAAACTTAGAGTGAAACTGAAATTGGGTGTGATTAAGACATGGATTCTTGACATGGACGTTGCATGTAAAATTAAGGTCAATACATTGGGGGTGGGTTCGGTGATCTTATCGGAAGAATGTCAGAACTAATTCAAGTCCTAGATAAAGTGGCAATGGTGGTGATGCTAGAGTGGCTTGGTGACCCAGGTCATGcaatattatgaataattttttatttggtcattttcatgaatgctttttttttttttttttaattttttttaatgtcaactAAGTTTGATGATGGGctaaaatgtttaatttttagtacAAAATACTATCTATAATTATATGTTTgtataatttgttataactAGCTAggcaatttttcttctttgttcttgtTAATTTCCCATAACAGAAGCTGGACTTGAAAcatgcaatttatttttctaatttccTAATACATTTAAAGAGTATTCAAGttgttgttcttattttttttgcttcaagCTTGAAAACTAGATCTGACTATACTTTACAAATATTAGACAGCTCCCCTGGTATCTCCTgcaatatttttacttttgggTCTGGTCTAGAAATATTCTTGTAAGCAAAATTGGACCAAGCTATAATGCCCATTATGATATTTTTTCTGGCTTGGAGCCCAGAAAAAATTGTactagaaatattttttctggCTTGGAGCCCAGAAAAAATTGGACCAAGCTATAATGCCcattatgatatttttttttataattatctaATACTCGGGTGCAAATGAGTGAGAAACCCAAGTAATTCAACAGAACTCACAGTAAAGAGGGCCCAGTCATGTCCTCCTAGAGTAATTCGGCCCTAGCCATGAGGAGGTGATGGACCTAATCGTGCCCAGGCTCCAGACCCATTAAGGTATACTTTGTCAGTTTCATGTTGAACCGAGATTGTCTTAAAACCTAAACTCGAATACAATTTCTTGTGAGCCCAAGTCTTTCTTGATCGGTGTCAAAACTTCCTTATCTTTGGGCTTTACATCTTTATCTTAAATTATCCACCTTCATGGTATGTTGCAATAAAAGTGACTAGCCTATAATGGGAAATGAATACCTTTCTCATGAAAATGTCCTCGCGAGGCTGAGATAATAGTTATGACTCATCGGTTCCATTATTTACAAGTCCATAATCAATGGATAGGATACAATGATAATGCCCAAATATGGAAACTAGTCTAGTCATAATCTTTTCTTTCTAGAAGAAAACTGAAATTTCTATTAATGAAAATTCATATCGTCTGAAAAGTTATATCGACTTGGATTACTATAGTAAAGTGTGAAGGAATATCTTTCATCTAAACTGAGAAATCTGTGACATGTTTAGTAAGATTGTGGACAATAGAATTACCTTGGCACTCCAAAACATGTGAGAAACTATAATCACCActtattaccattttttctttatcaaaaaaagaaaagctaagaTCAAGTATATATACTATAGccgtctcaaaaaaaaaaaaaagtatttatacTATAGTATCTGTCTagatcttttcttctttaataaTTAATCTTTAAATTATCCGCTTTTTATGGTAAGGTGCATTAGAAGATGCTAGCCTATACAATATGAAAAGAATCAAAGGAATATATCATATATTAGGCACAACTACTTTTAGCATATCTTTTATTCAGTGTACATAGACAATTTGGTTTGCAAAGTATATTAGTTTAGTTAATTTAACACGAGCCTAAATCCTACAAATTAATGAAGAACAGTTTCAAATTTTCATGTTACTTTGATAACTAAGTTTGAGTAAGgtattttgggtgtttttgatatacgtgtAGGTGAAATATGTGTAAGTaagtttaaaatgtgaaaaatgtgTGTTGAGTAGGGTTACCAAACGGGCCCGTAATTTCTCGGATTCCCTTCTAAATAATCTGTAAACTGTAagggtttttattattatttgtttttaattaagtGGACTGTAAACTGTTAGTAGCAATAAAAAGCTTTAGTTCTAgcctattttatttatttattttttaaatttgacttCCTCTAATTTGAgctaaaagtttttattttgtattgacGTCTTCCACTTGCAAGAAATTATGAGCAATATTATTTCAGAAGCATATATCTATGAAAAGCTGATAGAGTGAAGAAGATTTTGAAACTTTGAACGCCGGGGGCTGAGAGACTTGGTAACTTGATTGTTGGAATGAAGATATCCCCGCACCCTCTTGTAACTATGAAAAAGatcgaaagaaaaaaattgcttGGAAACTcgattaaaatgattttttattataaaagaatatGATAAGATTTGAATCTATTACCTATcattaaatcaaaacaaatagtttatttatttatttattttttcgaaGATTcaatctcaaatttcttataaGATAAAAAGAGTTtacaaattgaattaattagatcCATTATTAAGTGTAACATATTAATTACATATATAGTTACACCAATTTAATAAAATGCTTAATTTGACTTCATTCATGATTGAGTCTTTGATGGAGTTGACTATGATATCACAAGAAGAATTGACCATGTGCACCACGAGAGACCCAGAAAGAGAATTTAAGGACCATATACACCATGCGCAAAAGTGGATGTGGCTCGGTTCTTTACTCCATTTCTAAGTTGCTTTTTCCTCGAAAGATCTTTAGCATGATAagaataataatactaataattaacaatggaaaaaaaagaagaagaagagcatgAAAAGTAGAAAAACAAGTTTATAAGACATATGATTTTATCTAAAAAGCAAGTTGCTTTAAGGGTGGAAGTActttaaaagatgaaaaaaagaaataaaaagagttGCACTAAAGGAGAGAACCTTTTATAGGAGTGTTAACAATGGACACTTTAGAATAGgtctttttcctattttttttcactagaAAAATACTTTACAACTCAGTAATTATGAAGTTTTGGAAAAAGGTCCTCCCAATCCATCCTCTTTGTGTTTTTTACATGTATTTGCACATGGTTAGCACTTAGAGTTAGCTGGGAACCATAACCCTCTTTTATGAATTTCACTGTTCATTTTGTTTGTAGTAAAATgccttttttcctctcttcaaATAATGTTGTTTTTTGCAAATTCCAATACTTTCTAAGTGCAAGTCTTCACACATGCACGTGTCCACAATAACTGTGATATACATTTCATAATTGGTCAACAATCCTCTTGATTATTATATTACTAGGAAGTGAGTTTGACTAATATATATGAAACTACTCAACTccattcttttttaaaaattattattctttgatttattattggtttttttagttggaataaagGTGAGCAAACCCGAGCTCGATGGATTAATATATGCATCTACGTATTGAATAGATGAAAGGGAAAATAAGAGAAGGATTGGCATAACTCCACCCCCGTATAGTTCCTTGGTAAACATTTTCTTATTTAACAATAATGTGACAATCATTGTACCATTGTCTTAAACTTCTAGCAACTTTCCTTCATACATTTAATCCGGACTTTGTACACAATAATTCTAATTATTCATAACCCACATCAGATCAGACccttatgtttaaaaaataaaggagggTATTGAgacactacaacaaaaaaaaaaaaaaatctattacaTCAAGTGTTAATACAACATATTAAGATATCCCTCCCCAACCAATGACCCATTAATACTCTTAATCACTCATATACTCCTCATAATGAGAAATCTCTTTCATGCATACATGGCAAATGATTCTAAAGAGGTTCTGACCAATGTCTCATTCATACATAGTCACTATAAATTTGTTCCCCATAATAGGAGCATCTAGGGTCACATGGGAATCCATGTGAGCTAGAGTTTTGGCACATCAGACCAATGACTACACCCATACTATATACATGTATTTATAGTATGCCAAGACAAACCACCACCCTCAACAGCTCGACCCTCATTGCGGGGACCGATTCCCAAGCAGCACACGTGTTGGAAATCTACTTTGTGCATTGCAATTACCTGACACGTGGTTTCAGGACCATAGCTATGCTATGCTAATATGAACTCAGTCTTACTGACACGCCAATGCCTAAAGGTTCCTCTTCAATGCTGTAATAAATCTGACCAACCATATATAGTCTGTACTGCAACGAGAGCTAGCAAAATGCTTGAACTAATACTATATAGCAGAGAGGGAGAGTATAGAAATGAATCACAGAGTTTACAATAGGAATGGCCTAGTTGTTCACATGAAAGATtttgtatctatatatatttaatctaTGGTTTGGGTTGGTGGAAACAAGATGTGTTTATGTGCAGCCATATCTTTTAatgtatcaaaactttcatatTATAATGGATTCAAGTCCATAAACAAGATCTTAAATGGAAGTACTTTTTAACCCAAAtagaagataaagaaaaaagctGTCTCTGTATCAAATAacacttgtatttttttatataataataatgggttggttcctataaaaaaaaaaaataataataaaataatgggtTGGTGGGTGAGTGAGTGAGATTAAGAACTTGTATCGTTTATAGAGCATGAGTAAATAATGTtgtggaaaaaaagaaaaagtataaaaGGAAGGGTAGGATATTAGTAGTGACAGTTGGCTACATTGGATGGAGAGGACGTCTCTTTCTTTTCCACCAATAATTGAATCTTAAAAAGATATAGTTTAATTCAGTTAAGGCGCCAATGATAGTTGAATCTAGTGGACTCCATCTTTCCACGTCCGAAAGAAACGAGGTTGTCAAAGCTTGGAACCATGTTAGTGTCTCCATTCCAAAATCCATGTGTGTTCCTCACATCAAATACCCCCTTTTAAGTGGATTCCAACTCCTCATTCAACCATAGATTCCCTAACCTAGCTAGTGGTGGGTTTCCCTTTCATGACAAACctaactaggaaaaaaaaagtgttttttcttCCACACCCTTTTTACAAAGTGAAAAATAATGCCTTAGAAAATGAAGTAGATCCCATTCATCTCTGAGGTGGGGTTTCTTCAAATCTAAGTACCCAATGGGGTAGGGTTGTTTCTTTATTTGTGTGCAATACTTATGATTGTACCCCTACAGCAAAGATCCAATGTCCCATAATTAAACCAATTGTTTGTGTCTTGCTTGTGGAGTAGAGGATCATTTATTGTATCCTCCTCCAATTAATTTACTTCTTTACAAATTTCTTGTTTCAACAACATCCATGCGCAGCTTCTTGGATGTGTATAATACCTAGTCAATTCACATAAGTTGTGTCTCTAAGTATTTTATATTAGTGTCACTTATGTCCTATCATGGTGCCAACTCATTTTTCTACTTAAcaaaaggtttttaaaaaaagagaaaagagtatCTCTAAAGCATATTAGAATTATCCTAACTCTTTTTCTACTACCTTGTCTGAAAAAAGGGTGTATGTACATCTATGGTATGTGGAAAAGGAAGCAGCTTCAACATGAGACAAGCAAATATATTAATGTAAGCATAGTACCTAACAATAATTCGGCCCaattttttcttactttattGCTAAACTGCATTAATGAAGACAGTATGATTAACAGAAGTGAAAGTCACTCTGAGTTGTTGTTAAAGATGGCAAACAATAAGTAATTGTGCTTTTGATAATAGAACTATAAAGGACAACAGAAATTACTTTATCATTGCTTGTACCATTTGCCAGATCTATCACCACAAATGCAGCATTAATTATAGTTAGACAGTTTTAAGAGAAATGTTATTTGCTATAATTTATAATGCTTTTTAGTGCACcaattattgatatatatataaacagtaTACACATTGGGAGGTCAACTATTACCATGGTTTGGTGCATCTACTTCACTAATTGTTCATAAATCCATAATGCAAGAATCGAAAATTGTGTCCGACCAGTAGATGCGATCAATTGTTTTCTAATAAAAGAAGAACAGATTGGTAAAGTTGAATATCAAATAAGGAAGTGTTACAAAATGTGTTGGCCTTATATATAGCAGACCATGCATGCATCTTTCTGAACAATAAACGATCTAGTGCAAAACTTATCCGTTTGACTCAGCATGTGATACAATCGAAAGCAAAAGTATGATATCTAATTGTTGATAAGGGGTCCTCACGTTACTTGAATATGCAATTATCCaatcaaaaattgttttgataatCTTATCTCTTCCAAAAAGATGGATTCCCATAAGCTATGATGAAGCCTAAAAAATCTACTCTCATATTGTTGATGGTTAATGCATGCATGATGAGTGATTGAGTTGTACTTTTTACCTAAATAAAATCGTTTTGATTGTCTTTATCTTTAATGTTTGATGGTGAATTGATCCAGAATAAGAAGCTCATTAGAGTCCATTGATTGTGGTGTTAGTACTAATGCTATTAAAGTTGGGGATAATACAAGATCAATATTGCTTGAATAGCTGCCCCCAATTCTACCAAAGGTCAATGTCCTTCCCAAGAGCCAAGAACGAATTGAATTTTGATTCCCTAAAATGGGAGAATATGTTATACAAGTCattatttctttataatttaGAGCCTAGCCTTCTGATCCAAACAGTACACACTAAACAAACCTCTTTTTCCATTCCCAACAAAATTACTGGTTCTGGCTATTTCTTTCTACGTCTTTCCAaacatttctctttcttttctcctctctcCCCAACCACCAAGATTCCTCAGAGTTGTATCCAGAAGGTGGCAACCTAAAGGACAAAGAATCAATCTTATCGCCATTAAATATCTTTGAGTACAAGAAATATAACTATCAAACTCTTAAAGTTTACACAATTGGTTGAGGATACCACGGATTTGAAATGGAGATCACTATTCAAACCACCCTTTGtcaaaaacttaaatataagaagaagaacaaagggaaagaaaagcACACAAAACTCACCTATTATTTCTTCATAAAACATGGAGCTCCCCTGAAATTTTGAGTATAATTCTTAACTTTATTTGATATTGTTTTATGTGTAAACTATTTTCATATTTAGAACTGTAATAAGGGTACTATAGGAGTTTAAACTTtacataattaataatttacacATAAAATAAGagaactttttcttcttctttttttgttgttgttaaattGCATAAAACAAGAGTATTATTAGGTACTTTCCTATAAAATAACACCACAGGAGGTTGAGGGTTACAGTAAAATTCTTTAAAGATTCCATATATTAGAGGAAAACAATATGGAAGTGTTGTGTATGTATTTTTCAAATGAGTCAATTTCTGGGGCTGTTTCAATTTGGCcaaagaaatgaaatatttcgGTATTGGTTGATACAGATATACTGTTTTAGGATTACCgccattatatatttatatacataaatatatatttgaatcaTTTATGTAAGtatgatttattaatttttatgtttatcaacataaaatttaaaattcatatattttatgAGCCTACATATTAGCTTAAGTGCATTAACtaatatattagattaaataaaatattttttaatgatttttttcaattttttatttttttttattgtatcaGCCGAAATGTCATTATCGGCTAGTAAGTTTTGGAGAAATACTAGTATTGGTTTAAAGACTGGTACGGTATATTCCCCGACATGGTCGATACTAGGACAGTATTGACCTTTTTGGTATTTtacaccaaaagaaaaaaattataataaccATAAATGTATGAAGGCAGAATAATTATGATAGAGAGTTAATGTAAATAGTAGATACCATGCCACATTGAGATTTTGCCTTTTATCTTGTTACTTTGAAATATTCCTAGGTGGCTTTCTCTATAACCGTCTTGATCTAGGCACATTACTATCTCAAAAGCAGTTGGATACATTTACAAAGCAACTACACTTTCTTTGGTCCTCGCATATTTCTACTATACTTTAGCTTTGAAATTACAATTTATGGTGCTTTTATTGATACGGTTTGGTTAACGGGTATTCTTaggacatttgttaataaactatttttagaagttttaatacgatttttatgagaaatattaaaaaaataattgtaaaaaaaataaagtcagttaatttttttccttttccataaaaagtttctaaaagtattttctaaacaaatgcttttattatttttgcaatCTATCAATGAAAATTTCTCAATAAAAACATcatgaaaattttaactttttttttttttttttaccgaattgaaaattataacttAAATTAAAGAAGTTGTTGTAATAACttgataccaattatttttgcaatctATTACAATGAAAATTTCGAAGTGATA contains:
- the LOC115950434 gene encoding NDR1/HIN1-like protein 13 — protein: MEGRVPPAPDGDDTDDNSLPLHSSGSKSLPPPPPSLLLITPPPDMNSETYVIQIPKDQIYRIPPPENALFVERNGKKPVEKNKKSRPKCWVWITGSILVVLALIIALILVTLSIVYRSKSPSFSVAHVLVKYAQNSTHKHSQSAGYTISLKANNPNEIMGIDYDSGGVVTLSSEGKKIATGKFPSLEQEDNGFKKIKVFLKGTKETLPKEIEKSMKANKTKVPVSLTLNAKLRVKLKLGVIKTWILDMDVACKIKVNTLGVGSVILSEECQN